One window from the genome of Caloranaerobacter sp. TR13 encodes:
- a CDS encoding YwmB family TATA-box binding protein, with protein MNRLKTALSIGIIIILSVLNYVSADNFNTSIKEDTLLKAFNETDAQLLEIDMNFTAKINSTYLDLNNLKKLSQKIINKLNIDGLKVDKNLFQEMYSNDNIANYYCEDISQSNDLIQLTIWGKDKYKRTITAIISSYKDPYDGTSETDLVIDVVQEYKKGLNKTIDEISNIYSSFNTIPQITTCIIGTFNGKLKEDDKIKKVSKALYSINGRKVEGFFDDSLISISAYSPAIDEFIYTGSNKMNVNIALRYNEYEDKTYIWIGTPIITVGY; from the coding sequence ATGAATAGACTAAAAACGGCGTTATCAATAGGAATTATAATTATTCTATCTGTATTAAATTATGTATCAGCTGATAATTTTAATACTTCAATTAAAGAAGATACTCTATTAAAAGCATTTAATGAAACAGATGCTCAATTATTAGAAATAGATATGAACTTTACTGCAAAAATTAATAGTACATATTTAGATTTAAATAATCTAAAAAAATTAAGTCAAAAAATTATAAATAAACTAAATATAGATGGTTTAAAAGTGGACAAGAATCTTTTTCAGGAAATGTATAGCAATGATAATATAGCTAATTACTATTGCGAAGACATATCACAATCAAATGATCTCATACAATTAACGATATGGGGGAAGGATAAATATAAAAGGACTATTACAGCAATAATTTCTTCTTATAAAGATCCATATGATGGCACCAGTGAGACAGATTTAGTTATCGATGTGGTGCAAGAATATAAAAAAGGCTTAAATAAGACTATAGATGAAATTAGTAATATTTATAGTAGTTTTAATACAATACCACAAATTACCACTTGTATTATTGGGACATTTAATGGAAAATTAAAGGAAGATGACAAAATAAAAAAAGTATCTAAAGCGCTATATAGTATAAATGGCAGAAAAGTTGAGGGATTTTTTGATGATTCTCTTATAAGTATTTCTGCTTATTCACCTGCAATAGACGAATTCATATATACAGGAAGTAATAAAATGAATGTCAACATAGCTTTAAGATATAATGAATACGAAGATAAAACTTATATTTGGATAGGAACACCAATAATTACAGTTGGGTACTAA
- the atpD gene encoding F0F1 ATP synthase subunit beta: MAEKNTGKLVQIIGPVVDIRFSEDNLPKLLNAVIIEGNGRKVVAEVAQHVGNDTVRCIAMSSTDGLVRGMEAVDTGKPISVPVGRATLGRIFNVLGEPIDEQGEVNATEYEPIHREAPSFEEQETATEIFETGIKVIDLIAPYAKGGKIGLFGGAGVGKTVLIQELINNIATEHGGLSVFAGVGERTREGNDLYYEMKESGVIDKTTLVFGQMNEPPGARMRVGLTGLTMAEHFRDKEGQDVLLFIDNIFRFTQAGSEVSALLGRMPSAVGYQPTLATEMGQLQERITSTKKGSITSVQAVYVPADDLTDPAPATTFAHLDATTVLSRQIAELGIYPAVDPLDSTSRILDPAIIGEEHYRVARGVQEVLQRYKELQDIIAILGMDELSEEDKLIVARARKIQRFLSQPFHVAEQFTGLPGKYVPIKETVRGFKEILEGKHDDLPEQAFYMVGTIDEAVEKAKSMR; this comes from the coding sequence ATGGCTGAAAAAAACACAGGTAAATTAGTACAGATAATTGGTCCTGTTGTAGATATAAGATTTAGTGAAGATAACCTTCCAAAACTATTAAACGCTGTAATTATTGAAGGTAATGGTAGAAAAGTAGTAGCCGAAGTTGCACAGCATGTAGGAAATGATACAGTAAGATGTATTGCAATGTCTTCTACAGATGGACTTGTTAGAGGAATGGAAGCTGTAGATACAGGTAAGCCTATTTCAGTACCAGTAGGAAGAGCTACATTAGGAAGAATATTTAACGTATTAGGTGAGCCAATAGATGAACAGGGAGAAGTTAATGCAACTGAGTATGAACCTATTCACAGAGAAGCTCCATCTTTTGAAGAGCAAGAAACAGCAACAGAAATATTTGAAACAGGAATAAAGGTTATAGACCTTATAGCGCCATATGCAAAGGGTGGTAAGATAGGTCTATTCGGAGGAGCAGGAGTTGGAAAAACAGTTCTTATCCAAGAATTAATTAACAATATAGCAACAGAACACGGTGGATTATCAGTATTTGCAGGTGTTGGAGAGAGAACAAGAGAAGGTAACGACCTTTACTATGAAATGAAAGAGTCAGGCGTTATAGATAAAACAACTCTAGTATTCGGTCAGATGAATGAGCCACCAGGAGCGAGAATGCGTGTTGGATTAACAGGATTAACTATGGCAGAACACTTTAGAGATAAAGAAGGCCAAGACGTATTGTTATTCATAGACAATATATTCAGATTTACACAAGCAGGTTCAGAGGTTTCAGCGTTACTTGGACGTATGCCTAGTGCCGTTGGATATCAGCCTACATTAGCAACAGAGATGGGACAATTGCAAGAAAGAATAACATCAACTAAAAAAGGTTCTATAACATCAGTACAGGCAGTATACGTTCCAGCAGACGACTTAACAGACCCTGCACCAGCAACAACATTCGCACACTTAGATGCTACTACAGTTCTTTCTCGTCAAATAGCAGAGCTTGGTATTTATCCTGCAGTTGACCCATTGGATTCAACATCTAGAATACTAGACCCTGCTATTATAGGAGAAGAACACTACAGAGTAGCACGTGGAGTACAAGAGGTACTTCAAAGATATAAAGAATTACAAGACATAATAGCTATCCTTGGTATGGATGAGCTTTCAGAAGAAGATAAATTAATAGTTGCTCGTGCAAGAAAAATTCAAAGATTCTTATCACAGCCTTTCCATGTTGCAGAGCAGTTTACAGGTCTGCCAGGTAAATATGTACCTATAAAAGAAACTGTAAGAGGCTTCAAAGAAATATTAGAAGGTAAGCATGACGACCTTCCAGAGCAAGCTTTCTACATGGTAGGTACAATAGATGAAGCAGTTGAAAAGGCTAAGAGCATGAGATAA
- a CDS encoding F0F1 ATP synthase subunit delta, with product MAKLIGKTYAQALFEVAEEMDKIQQFKEELNSIYEIFDKEKEFKIIFEHPKLSKNEKKDIINSVFKGRIAQEILNLIYIVIDKGREKYLMDIIEEYIELSNEKQGIVQAQAITAIPLDEEEKLKLQNKLSEKLGKNVFIENIVDESIIGGVLVKIQDKIIDASIKGQLDRIQKNLKDIRVTKIGVSKI from the coding sequence ATGGCAAAATTAATAGGAAAAACTTATGCCCAGGCTCTATTTGAAGTAGCTGAAGAAATGGATAAAATACAGCAATTTAAAGAAGAGCTAAATTCAATATATGAAATATTTGATAAAGAAAAAGAGTTTAAAATAATATTTGAACACCCTAAGTTATCTAAAAATGAAAAGAAAGATATTATAAATTCAGTATTTAAGGGTAGGATAGCTCAAGAAATATTAAATCTAATATACATTGTAATAGATAAAGGAAGAGAAAAATATTTAATGGACATAATAGAGGAATACATAGAGCTATCAAATGAAAAACAAGGTATAGTTCAAGCACAAGCTATAACAGCAATTCCTTTAGATGAAGAAGAAAAATTAAAACTTCAAAATAAATTATCCGAAAAATTAGGCAAAAATGTTTTCATTGAAAATATTGTTGATGAAAGCATTATAGGTGGAGTACTTGTGAAAATACAAGATAAAATAATAGATGCAAGTATAAAAGGACAATTAGATAGAATTCAAAAGAATCTTAAAGATATAAGAGTAACTAAGATAGGGGTGAGCAAAATATGA
- a CDS encoding ATP synthase subunit I — MSLNNNTQSKIIKRVIILTLFIIGIFFLIFSNPKPYIYGIIFGATINILNFRLMSLTLEKAVKMSNNKIMPYVMGNYMVRYLIYGIVLTISAIADYINFYSTVLGIFMVKIIIIFDTFYDIIKRRKTSKARN; from the coding sequence TTGAGTCTTAATAACAATACACAATCTAAAATAATAAAAAGGGTAATTATATTAACACTGTTTATAATAGGTATATTCTTTCTGATTTTTTCTAATCCTAAGCCATATATTTATGGAATTATTTTTGGAGCAACAATAAATATACTTAATTTTAGATTAATGAGCTTGACATTAGAAAAAGCAGTAAAGATGTCTAACAATAAAATAATGCCGTATGTTATGGGAAACTATATGGTAAGATACTTAATCTACGGTATAGTATTAACAATTTCAGCAATAGCTGATTATATAAATTTTTATTCTACAGTATTAGGAATTTTTATGGTTAAAATTATTATTATATTCGACACATTTTATGATATTATAAAAAGGAGAAAAACATCAAAGGCACGAAATTAA
- the atpB gene encoding F0F1 ATP synthase subunit A: MKIEIALTLFGKEIFIPETIVNTWIIVILLSIFAIYVNKKIKNAKIDEKPSGLLNVIELLVEGVQSLVESTMGSDKLKFAPYIGTLALYLLVANLFGLLGFKPPTSDYNVTFSLAIITFVLTQYYGLKSKGLGGYVKGFFEPMPLLFPLNVIGEIANPISLSFRLFGNILSGVIIMGLIYGALGYASVVITPVFHVYFDVFAGVIQTFIFIMLTMVFISMAME; the protein is encoded by the coding sequence GTGAAAATAGAAATAGCTTTAACACTTTTTGGAAAAGAGATTTTCATACCTGAAACTATAGTTAATACTTGGATTATAGTAATTTTATTATCTATTTTTGCAATATACGTGAACAAAAAGATAAAAAATGCAAAAATAGATGAAAAACCTTCAGGCTTACTTAATGTAATAGAATTATTAGTTGAAGGGGTACAGTCTTTAGTTGAAAGTACAATGGGGTCTGATAAACTAAAGTTTGCTCCTTATATAGGAACTCTTGCTTTATACTTATTAGTAGCTAATCTATTTGGATTACTAGGATTTAAACCTCCTACATCAGATTATAATGTAACTTTTAGTTTGGCTATAATAACTTTTGTATTAACACAATATTATGGTTTGAAATCTAAAGGTTTAGGAGGATATGTAAAAGGATTTTTCGAACCTATGCCATTATTATTCCCATTAAACGTAATAGGAGAAATAGCAAATCCTATATCATTATCATTCCGTCTTTTCGGTAATATTTTAAGTGGTGTAATAATTATGGGACTTATATATGGGGCATTAGGCTATGCATCAGTAGTTATAACACCTGTATTCCATGTATACTTTGACGTTTTTGCAGGTGTAATACAAACATTTATATTTATCATGCTTACTATGGTATTTATTTCAATGGCAATGGAGTAA
- the atpG gene encoding ATP synthase F1 subunit gamma yields the protein MAQAGMRDIKRRIRSVSNTKQITKAMELVSSAKLRRTREKLEKTRPYYSTIVRSINGILVSTSGIKHPFLEKREVKKSAYIVITADRGLCGGYNNNVIKLTVENIKNKENAVIITVGQKGRDFFRRRGYNIAAEFVHISENPQFSHAREIGDIVIDLYKKKEIDEVNVVYTRFESTISQVTKIMKLLPAENVIEKEGRKKTTLVEYEPSPEEVLDYLIPKYIHSVIYGAMIEASASEQAARRNAMESATDNAQEMIEDLKLSYNRARQATITQEIAEIVGGAEALK from the coding sequence ATGGCCCAAGCAGGAATGCGAGATATAAAAAGAAGAATTAGAAGTGTAAGTAATACAAAGCAGATTACAAAGGCCATGGAGCTTGTATCCTCGGCAAAGTTAAGGAGAACCAGAGAAAAATTAGAAAAAACAAGGCCTTACTATAGCACTATAGTAAGGAGTATAAATGGTATATTAGTTTCAACTTCAGGAATAAAGCATCCGTTTTTGGAAAAAAGAGAAGTTAAAAAATCGGCTTATATAGTTATAACAGCAGATAGAGGTTTATGTGGCGGATATAATAATAACGTGATTAAGCTGACTGTAGAGAATATAAAAAATAAAGAAAATGCAGTAATAATTACAGTAGGACAAAAAGGTAGAGACTTTTTTAGAAGAAGAGGATATAATATAGCAGCAGAGTTTGTGCATATTTCAGAAAACCCACAATTTTCTCATGCTAGAGAAATTGGAGATATAGTTATAGATTTATATAAAAAGAAAGAAATAGACGAAGTAAATGTAGTTTATACACGATTTGAAAGTACTATTTCACAAGTAACTAAAATAATGAAACTTCTTCCTGCAGAAAATGTAATAGAAAAAGAAGGTAGAAAAAAGACAACTTTAGTAGAATATGAACCATCTCCTGAAGAAGTATTAGATTATTTAATACCAAAATATATACACAGTGTAATATATGGAGCAATGATAGAAGCATCAGCGAGTGAGCAGGCAGCAAGAAGAAATGCAATGGAATCAGCTACAGATAATGCGCAGGAGATGATAGAAGACTTAAAGTTAAGTTATAACAGAGCACGTCAGGCAACAATAACTCAGGAAATAGCAGAAATTGTTGGTGGAGCAGAAGCGCTTAAGTAA
- a CDS encoding F0F1 ATP synthase subunit epsilon, which yields MSQFTLEIVTPDRKFFEDEVEMVIIRGIEGDIGILKNHTPLVTPLSIGKIRIKQNGKFKEAAIAGGYIEVTKDKTTVITDAAEWPEEIDVKRAEEAKKRAEQRLKSSKGEVDIVRANIALRKALNRLEVAKKK from the coding sequence ATGTCACAATTCACCCTAGAAATAGTGACTCCAGATAGAAAGTTTTTTGAAGATGAAGTAGAAATGGTAATCATAAGAGGTATAGAGGGAGATATAGGTATACTAAAAAACCATACTCCTTTGGTTACACCTTTATCAATTGGAAAGATAAGAATAAAGCAAAACGGAAAATTTAAAGAAGCAGCCATAGCAGGAGGATATATAGAAGTAACAAAGGATAAGACAACAGTTATAACAGATGCTGCTGAGTGGCCAGAAGAAATAGACGTAAAAAGAGCAGAAGAAGCTAAAAAAAGAGCTGAGCAAAGGCTTAAAAGCAGCAAAGGTGAAGTAGATATTGTAAGAGCTAATATAGCATTGAGAAAAGCATTAAATAGATTAGAAGTAGCTAAGAAAAAATAA
- a CDS encoding TIGR00366 family protein has product MFKKFTNGCVALVQRYLPDPFLFAVILTLLVFVLGIIFTGQGPMAMVIHWSNGFWKLLAFSMQMALVLVTGHTLANAPIIKRGLKSLSGLAKSPTQAIVLVTVISTIACWINWGFGLVIGALFARQIAKQVKGVDYRLLIASAYSGFLVWHAGLSGSIPLKLATPGADLAAATNGVVTSPISTNNTIFATFNIVIVLAIFVILPIINRAMHPTPENVVTIDPQLLVDEEEAAAISEEMTPADKMENSPVLSLLIGIMGLTFIVYYFANNGFKLNLNIVNFIFLFTGIILHGTPRRFLNAVKSAAKGTAGIILQFPFYAGIMGMMTGLSAAGVSLAGVMSNWFVSISNQTTFPFFTFLSAGLVNFFVPSGGGQWAVQAPIMMPAGAALGVPAAKTAMAIAWGDAWTNMIQPFWALPALGIAGLGARDIMGFCVVDLLITGAVMALGLMIL; this is encoded by the coding sequence ATGTTTAAAAAGTTTACTAATGGTTGTGTTGCACTTGTTCAAAGATATTTACCTGATCCATTTCTTTTTGCTGTTATTTTAACATTACTTGTTTTTGTGTTAGGTATAATCTTCACAGGCCAAGGACCAATGGCAATGGTTATCCATTGGAGTAATGGTTTCTGGAAGTTATTAGCATTCTCTATGCAAATGGCACTTGTGTTGGTTACAGGACATACTTTAGCTAATGCACCAATTATCAAAAGAGGGCTAAAATCACTATCAGGTTTAGCGAAAAGTCCAACTCAAGCTATAGTTTTAGTAACAGTAATATCTACAATTGCTTGTTGGATAAATTGGGGATTTGGTTTAGTAATAGGAGCTTTGTTTGCTAGACAGATAGCAAAACAAGTAAAAGGTGTTGACTACAGATTATTAATCGCTTCAGCATACTCAGGATTTTTAGTATGGCATGCCGGACTATCAGGTTCAATACCTCTAAAATTAGCTACTCCAGGAGCAGATTTAGCTGCTGCTACAAATGGTGTAGTTACAAGTCCAATATCAACAAATAATACTATATTTGCAACTTTTAATATTGTAATAGTATTAGCTATATTTGTTATATTACCTATAATTAATAGAGCAATGCATCCTACTCCTGAAAATGTAGTTACTATTGACCCACAACTTTTAGTAGATGAAGAAGAAGCTGCTGCTATATCTGAAGAAATGACACCAGCTGATAAAATGGAAAACAGCCCAGTTCTTTCACTACTAATAGGTATTATGGGATTAACTTTTATAGTTTATTATTTTGCTAATAACGGTTTTAAATTAAATTTAAACATTGTTAACTTTATTTTCTTATTTACAGGTATTATACTTCACGGAACACCTAGAAGATTCCTTAATGCAGTTAAAAGTGCAGCTAAAGGAACAGCAGGTATAATACTACAGTTCCCATTCTATGCTGGAATTATGGGTATGATGACAGGCCTTAGCGCTGCAGGAGTTTCATTAGCAGGTGTTATGTCAAATTGGTTTGTAAGTATTTCAAATCAAACAACATTCCCATTTTTCACATTCCTTAGCGCAGGTTTAGTTAATTTCTTTGTACCATCAGGTGGTGGACAATGGGCAGTTCAAGCACCTATAATGATGCCAGCAGGTGCTGCGTTGGGTGTTCCAGCAGCTAAGACAGCAATGGCAATAGCATGGGGAGATGCATGGACAAACATGATTCAGCCATTCTGGGCATTACCTGCATTAGGTATAGCAGGATTAGGTGCAAGAGATATCATGGGATTCTGTGTGGTAGACCTGTTAATAACAGGAGCTGTAATGGCACTTGGTTTGATGATATTATAA
- a CDS encoding F0F1 ATP synthase subunit B: MSMTVRVIPELSSLIMQITATIILFLILRHFLFKPVTEFLNARKEKIASDLETANKNKEEAQNLKREYEMKIEASKKEAQEIIEAARRRGEEVREEIIIKAKKEAEAIIEKARKEIEREREKAVEELKEEVVTIAMLAASKVIDKNLDINAHKEIINKFINEVGEAKWQN, encoded by the coding sequence ATGTCAATGACTGTAAGAGTTATTCCAGAGCTTAGTTCTTTGATAATGCAGATAACAGCAACAATTATTCTATTCTTAATACTAAGACATTTCTTATTCAAACCGGTTACTGAATTTTTAAATGCTAGAAAAGAAAAGATAGCAAGTGACTTGGAAACTGCAAACAAAAACAAGGAAGAAGCTCAAAATTTAAAAAGAGAATATGAAATGAAGATTGAAGCTTCTAAAAAAGAAGCTCAAGAAATTATAGAGGCTGCTAGACGTAGAGGAGAAGAAGTGAGAGAAGAAATAATAATTAAAGCGAAGAAAGAAGCAGAAGCTATAATTGAGAAAGCTAGAAAAGAGATAGAAAGAGAAAGAGAAAAAGCAGTAGAAGAGCTAAAAGAAGAAGTTGTTACAATAGCTATGTTGGCTGCTTCAAAAGTTATAGATAAAAACTTAGATATTAATGCTCATAAAGAGATTATAAATAAGTTTATAAATGAGGTAGGGGAAGCTAAATGGCAAAATTAA
- the atpA gene encoding F0F1 ATP synthase subunit alpha, translated as MNLRPEEISSIIKQQIKRYENKLDVVDVGTVIQVGDGIARIHGLEKCMAGELLEFPGGVYGMALNLEEDNVGCVLLGSDENIREGDIVKRTERIVEVPVGEALIGRVVNALGQPIDGKGPIKTEKYRPIESKAPGVIERKSVTVPLQTGIKAIDSMIPIGRGQRELIIGDRQTGKTAIVIDTILNQKGQDVICIYVAIGQKKSTVAKIVEILESRGAMEYSIVVSASASEMAPLQYIAPYAGCAMAEEFMYKGKDVLIIYDDLSKHAVAYRAMSLLLRRPPGREAYPGDVFYLHSRLLERAARLDEAYGGGSITALPIIETLAGDISAYIPTNVISITDGQIFLESELFFAGQRPAVNAGLSVSRVGGAAQIKAMKKVAGTLKLELAQYRELAAFAQFGSELDKETQARLAQGQRIMEILKQPQYAPVKVEHQVMIIYAVTKKYLTDIPLDKIKDFEKEFLNFMDNNYPEVGKSIVETGELSEEMEEKLKSAIEEFKKSFKEEHNI; from the coding sequence ATGAATCTAAGACCTGAAGAAATCAGTTCAATCATTAAGCAGCAGATTAAAAGGTATGAAAATAAACTAGATGTAGTAGATGTAGGTACAGTTATACAGGTTGGTGATGGTATTGCCAGAATACATGGTTTAGAAAAATGTATGGCTGGTGAGCTTTTAGAGTTCCCAGGTGGAGTTTATGGTATGGCTCTAAACCTAGAAGAAGATAATGTTGGTTGTGTTTTATTAGGTTCAGACGAAAATATAAGAGAAGGAGATATAGTTAAGAGAACAGAAAGAATAGTTGAGGTTCCAGTTGGAGAAGCTCTAATAGGTAGGGTAGTAAATGCTTTAGGTCAGCCAATAGATGGAAAAGGTCCGATTAAAACTGAAAAATATAGACCAATTGAATCAAAAGCACCAGGAGTAATTGAGAGAAAATCCGTTACAGTTCCTTTACAAACTGGTATAAAAGCTATCGACTCAATGATACCAATTGGTAGAGGACAGAGAGAGTTAATCATAGGAGATAGACAGACTGGTAAGACTGCGATTGTAATAGATACTATATTAAACCAAAAAGGTCAAGACGTTATTTGTATATACGTTGCAATAGGACAAAAGAAATCAACTGTAGCTAAAATTGTTGAAATTTTAGAATCAAGAGGAGCTATGGAGTATTCAATAGTAGTATCAGCTTCAGCTAGTGAAATGGCACCACTTCAATATATAGCTCCATATGCTGGTTGTGCTATGGCAGAAGAGTTTATGTATAAAGGAAAAGATGTACTTATAATTTATGACGATTTGTCAAAGCACGCTGTTGCATATCGTGCAATGTCACTACTTCTTCGTAGACCACCAGGACGTGAAGCATATCCTGGAGACGTATTCTACTTACATTCAAGACTTTTAGAACGTGCAGCTAGATTGGACGAAGCATATGGTGGAGGTTCTATAACAGCACTTCCAATAATCGAAACACTAGCAGGAGATATTTCTGCTTATATACCAACAAACGTAATATCAATAACAGACGGTCAGATATTCCTTGAGTCAGAGCTATTCTTTGCAGGTCAAAGACCAGCAGTAAATGCGGGACTTTCAGTATCTCGTGTTGGTGGTGCTGCACAGATAAAGGCTATGAAGAAGGTAGCAGGTACATTAAAGCTTGAATTAGCACAATATAGAGAGCTAGCAGCATTCGCACAGTTTGGTTCAGAGCTTGATAAGGAAACACAGGCAAGACTTGCTCAAGGTCAGAGAATAATGGAAATACTAAAGCAGCCACAATATGCTCCAGTTAAAGTAGAACATCAAGTTATGATTATATATGCAGTTACTAAGAAATATTTAACAGATATTCCTCTAGATAAAATAAAAGATTTTGAAAAAGAATTCTTAAACTTCATGGATAATAACTACCCAGAAGTAGGTAAGAGCATAGTAGAAACAGGTGAATTATCAGAGGAAATGGAAGAAAAACTAAAGAGTGCTATAGAAGAATTTAAAAAGAGCTTCAAAGAAGAGCACAATATTTAG
- the murA gene encoding UDP-N-acetylglucosamine 1-carboxyvinyltransferase, with protein sequence MAKIIVEKSPPLKGTVRISGAKNSALPIIAASLLSTGKCILEDVPDLKDVDVICEVLSSLGADVKRVSREKLQINASIIDNFEAPYELMKKMRASFLVMGPLLARMGKARVSMPGGCAIGTRPIDLHLKGFKALGAKIEVGHGYVEASADKLKGEKIYLDFPSVGATENIMMAASLAEGETIIENAAQEPEIVDLANFINKIGGDIKGAGTSTIKIKGVKILNGGRHQIIPDRIEAGTFMVAAAITGGDIIIENIVVDHIKSIIAKLKEAGVEIIEDGDKIRVIGKKPIKAIDIKTMPYPGFPTDMQAQFMALMSVADGTSVIIETVFENRFMHVDELKRMGVNIKIEGRSAIIQGTDKLMGAPVKATDLRAGAALILSGLIAEGKTEISNIFHIDRGYSNIEQKLSNLGAKIYRE encoded by the coding sequence TTGGCAAAAATCATTGTAGAAAAAAGTCCTCCGTTAAAGGGGACAGTTAGAATAAGTGGGGCAAAAAATTCAGCCTTACCTATAATAGCAGCTTCATTATTATCAACAGGAAAATGCATACTAGAAGATGTACCAGACTTAAAAGATGTAGACGTTATATGTGAGGTACTATCTTCATTAGGAGCCGATGTAAAAAGAGTTTCTAGAGAAAAATTGCAAATAAATGCATCAATAATAGATAATTTTGAAGCTCCATATGAGTTAATGAAAAAAATGAGAGCATCTTTTTTAGTTATGGGACCTCTATTGGCAAGAATGGGTAAAGCTAGAGTTTCAATGCCAGGAGGATGTGCAATAGGAACAAGACCGATAGATTTACATCTTAAAGGATTCAAAGCACTAGGAGCTAAAATCGAAGTAGGCCATGGATACGTAGAAGCTAGTGCTGATAAACTTAAAGGAGAAAAGATATATCTTGATTTTCCTAGTGTAGGAGCAACAGAAAATATTATGATGGCAGCATCACTTGCAGAAGGAGAAACAATAATAGAAAATGCAGCACAAGAACCTGAAATAGTAGATTTAGCCAATTTTATCAATAAAATTGGAGGAGATATAAAAGGAGCAGGTACTAGTACAATTAAGATAAAAGGAGTAAAAATTTTAAATGGTGGCAGACATCAGATAATACCTGATAGAATTGAAGCAGGGACTTTTATGGTAGCAGCGGCTATAACTGGAGGAGACATAATTATTGAAAATATAGTAGTAGACCATATAAAATCAATTATTGCAAAACTGAAAGAAGCGGGAGTAGAAATAATTGAAGATGGCGATAAAATTAGAGTAATAGGTAAAAAACCTATAAAAGCTATTGACATAAAAACAATGCCGTATCCAGGGTTCCCAACAGATATGCAGGCACAATTCATGGCATTAATGAGTGTAGCTGATGGTACAAGTGTAATTATTGAAACTGTATTTGAAAATAGGTTTATGCATGTTGACGAGTTAAAGCGAATGGGAGTAAATATTAAGATAGAAGGAAGAAGTGCAATTATACAAGGTACTGATAAGTTGATGGGAGCTCCTGTAAAAGCTACAGATTTAAGAGCAGGAGCAGCATTAATACTTTCTGGACTTATAGCAGAAGGAAAAACAGAAATAAGCAACATATTCCATATAGACAGAGGATATTCAAATATAGAACAGAAATTATCAAATCTAGGAGCGAAGATATATAGGGAATAG
- a CDS encoding AtpZ/AtpI family protein: MKNNKSKILQNLALVSQIGLSMALPILGGIYIGSFLDDKLNTGYIFLGVFSVLGIITSFISLFKITTKGSKGK; this comes from the coding sequence ATGAAAAATAATAAATCCAAAATCTTGCAAAATTTAGCTTTGGTTTCCCAAATAGGCTTGTCTATGGCACTACCTATTTTAGGAGGCATATACATAGGAAGTTTTTTAGATGACAAACTAAATACTGGATATATTTTTTTAGGAGTTTTTTCAGTATTGGGAATAATTACATCTTTCATAAGTTTATTCAAGATAACGACTAAAGGCAGTAAAGGGAAGTGA
- the atpE gene encoding ATP synthase F0 subunit C: MPTIDPKAFILGCSAIGAGLAMIAGIGPGIGQGYAAGKAAEAVGRQPEAQGDIIRTMILGQAVAETTGIYGLVIAIILLFVRPLLGAL, from the coding sequence ATGCCAACAATAGATCCAAAAGCATTTATACTTGGATGTTCAGCTATAGGTGCTGGTTTAGCTATGATAGCTGGTATTGGTCCTGGAATAGGACAGGGTTATGCTGCAGGTAAAGCTGCAGAAGCTGTTGGAAGGCAACCAGAAGCTCAAGGTGATATCATAAGAACAATGATCCTTGGTCAGGCAGTTGCAGAAACAACAGGTATATATGGTCTTGTTATTGCTATAATACTATTATTCGTAAGACCATTACTTGGAGCCCTTTAA